The Coleofasciculaceae cyanobacterium genome has a segment encoding these proteins:
- a CDS encoding ATP-binding protein, protein MNIATSEPSLYQLTQDLDEPLVPLSVGAETLQSYVSSVIELLIKEQLQATVWVKLPQTKSWLNQIQRLCQEGNTKSIVVCSNQRNHSALSLLKDTSAKTPVVSIKLNQNSTLQRESFLIVLATDFCSLTLAQWQKSKIEIDASGKRLQQPYLEMVSSFAPQAIAPILLGIKHNTVFSASLKDQDFSINPQVIVRTDLIGKLVLQQVSQNERVQTAFNSSLSRTSHLREKSLTVLGLQSDFLSNLVQELRSPITHMKTALSLLESKQIKGEQRQRYLQMLSEQCDRQNSLIGGLLGLLQLDTPTKAEYLRLDDIVPGIVSTYQPLAEEKDIQLGYTIPANLLPISCPRPWFRQIIINLLNNSLQFTPPKGKVFVQAALKNDNEQIEILIMDTGVGIATKEINKIFDGFYRTKPTTEDKATGAGLGLTLVKQLIQRCGGSIAVSSKVGKGTTFKILLPAIPAELS, encoded by the coding sequence ATGAATATTGCTACCTCTGAACCATCTTTGTACCAGTTAACTCAGGACTTAGATGAGCCTCTTGTTCCCTTATCTGTTGGAGCAGAAACTCTTCAATCTTATGTTAGCAGTGTGATTGAACTATTGATTAAAGAGCAACTTCAAGCAACAGTTTGGGTTAAACTGCCTCAAACTAAAAGCTGGCTTAATCAGATTCAAAGGCTATGTCAAGAGGGCAATACCAAAAGTATTGTAGTCTGTAGTAATCAACGAAATCATTCCGCCTTATCTTTGCTAAAAGATACTTCTGCCAAAACACCAGTTGTCTCGATTAAATTAAACCAAAACTCCACGCTACAAAGAGAATCTTTTTTAATCGTTTTAGCAACTGATTTTTGCAGTTTAACATTAGCTCAATGGCAAAAAAGCAAGATTGAGATCGATGCTTCAGGTAAAAGATTACAGCAACCATACCTAGAAATGGTTTCTAGCTTCGCCCCCCAGGCAATTGCTCCGATCCTTTTGGGGATTAAACACAACACTGTATTTAGCGCTAGCCTCAAAGACCAAGATTTCAGCATTAACCCCCAGGTGATAGTTAGGACTGACTTGATCGGCAAACTAGTTCTCCAACAGGTAAGTCAGAATGAAAGAGTACAGACTGCATTTAATTCATCGTTATCTAGGACGAGTCATCTTCGCGAAAAAAGTTTAACTGTATTAGGATTACAGTCAGATTTTCTCAGTAATTTGGTTCAAGAATTGCGATCGCCTATTACTCACATGAAAACGGCGTTAAGCTTATTAGAATCGAAGCAGATTAAAGGTGAGCAACGTCAGCGTTACCTCCAGATGCTAAGTGAGCAGTGCGATCGCCAAAATTCCCTGATCGGTGGTTTACTTGGGTTATTGCAGCTAGATACTCCTACTAAAGCAGAATATCTGCGCTTAGATGATATTGTTCCAGGAATAGTTAGCACTTACCAACCACTAGCCGAAGAAAAAGACATTCAGCTAGGATACACAATTCCCGCAAATCTTCTTCCTATTTCCTGTCCTCGCCCTTGGTTCAGACAAATTATCATTAACCTACTCAACAATAGTCTGCAATTCACTCCACCAAAGGGAAAGGTTTTTGTTCAAGCAGCACTCAAAAATGACAATGAGCAGATCGAAATTTTGATTATGGATACAGGAGTTGGTATTGCTACTAAAGAAATCAACAAAATTTTTGATGGATTTTATCGTACTAAGCCAACTACCGAAGATAAGGCAACGGGTGCAGGATTAGGGCTTACTCTAGTCAAACAGCTAATTCAACGCTGCGGCGGTTCTATTGCCGTAAGCAGCAAAGTAGGTAAAGGAACTACCTTTAAAATTTTGCTGCCCGCAATACCAGCAGAACTTAGTTAA
- the crtH gene encoding carotenoid isomerase: MNAMTTTPSTATYDVIVIGSGIGGLVTATQLAAKGAKVLVLERYLIPGGSGGYFERSGYRFDVGASMIFGLGDKGTTNLLTRALDAVDMKIETFADPVQIHYHLPDGLELKVHRDYEAFLQELIAIFPHEEPGIRKFYGKCWEVFNYLNSMELLSLEEPRYLTRVFFQKPLSCLGLAKYLPLNVGDIARKYINDPKLLQFIDMECYLWSVVPADKTPMINAGMVFSDRHYGGINYPKGGVGQIAQKLADGLIKAGGEIKYKSRVTKVAIENGKAVGVKLADNTEYRAKKIVSNSTRWDTFGKLIEPQYTPQKEKKWQQRYQKSPSFLSLHLGVDASVLPAGTDCHHILLENWDKMQETEGTIFVSIPTLLDPSLAPSGHHIIHTFTPSWMEDWQGLSNQEYENKKETAAAKLINRLEAIFPGLSAGLDYQEVGTPRTHRRFLGREDGTYGPVPRRKLAGLLGMPFNRTSIPGLYCVGDSTFPGQGLNAVAFSGMSCGHRVAVDLGLNKRRGDA, from the coding sequence ATGAATGCGATGACAACAACTCCTTCTACGGCAACTTATGATGTAATAGTTATTGGTTCTGGTATTGGCGGATTAGTAACAGCTACTCAACTAGCAGCTAAGGGAGCAAAAGTATTAGTTTTAGAACGTTATCTAATTCCAGGTGGTAGTGGTGGATATTTTGAGCGATCAGGATATCGTTTTGATGTTGGTGCATCAATGATTTTTGGCTTGGGCGACAAAGGTACAACTAATTTACTGACTCGCGCCTTAGATGCAGTAGATATGAAGATTGAAACCTTTGCCGATCCGGTGCAGATCCACTACCATTTGCCAGACGGCTTAGAATTAAAAGTTCATCGCGATTACGAAGCATTTTTACAGGAATTAATCGCCATTTTTCCCCACGAAGAACCAGGAATTCGCAAATTTTACGGCAAATGTTGGGAAGTATTCAATTATCTTAACTCGATGGAGCTTCTTTCTTTAGAAGAACCTCGTTATTTAACGCGAGTATTTTTCCAGAAGCCTTTATCTTGTTTGGGCTTGGCTAAATATTTGCCCCTCAATGTCGGAGATATTGCCCGTAAATATATTAACGATCCTAAGCTGCTTCAGTTTATTGATATGGAGTGTTATTTATGGTCAGTTGTTCCTGCTGATAAAACACCAATGATTAATGCGGGAATGGTATTTAGCGATCGCCATTATGGAGGCATCAACTACCCTAAAGGTGGTGTAGGACAAATTGCTCAGAAGTTAGCCGACGGCTTGATTAAGGCTGGCGGAGAGATTAAATATAAATCTAGAGTAACCAAGGTAGCGATCGAGAACGGTAAAGCTGTTGGTGTCAAACTTGCAGATAATACTGAATATCGTGCTAAAAAAATAGTTTCTAACTCTACTCGTTGGGATACCTTTGGTAAACTGATCGAGCCTCAATACACACCCCAAAAAGAAAAAAAATGGCAGCAGCGATATCAAAAGTCGCCTAGCTTTCTCAGTCTGCATTTGGGAGTTGATGCTAGCGTGTTGCCCGCAGGTACAGATTGCCATCATATTTTGCTGGAAAACTGGGACAAAATGCAAGAAACCGAAGGAACAATTTTTGTCTCTATTCCTACTTTGCTAGATCCTAGTCTTGCTCCTTCAGGACACCACATCATTCACACCTTTACCCCTAGCTGGATGGAAGATTGGCAAGGACTATCGAACCAGGAATATGAAAATAAAAAAGAAACCGCAGCAGCAAAGTTAATTAATCGTTTAGAGGCAATTTTCCCTGGACTATCGGCAGGCTTGGACTATCAAGAAGTAGGAACTCCGCGTACTCATCGCCGTTTTTTAGGCAGAGAAGACGGTACTTATGGCCCAGTTCCTCGTCGTAAATTAGCTGGTTTATTAGGAATGCCCTTTAACCGAACCAGTATTCCTGGACTATATTGCGTTGGTGACAGTACTTTTCCTGGTCAGGGTCTAAATGCCGTTGCTTTCTCTGGCATGAGCTGTGGACACCGCGTGGCAGTAGATTTGGGACTGAATAAAAGACGGGGAGACGCTTGA
- the lpxA gene encoding acyl-ACP--UDP-N-acetylglucosamine O-acyltransferase, with product MTALIHPTAVINNQAQIHPTVRVEPYAVIGGQVSIGANTVVGSHAIIDGLTIVGKDNQIFPGAAIGLEPQDLKYQGANSKVIIGDRNRIREYATINRATNEGEATIIGNDNLLMAYSHIGHNCTIKNEVVIANSVAIAGHVQIESMAIISGVLGIHQFVHIGRMAMVGGMSRISRDVPPYMMVEGNPARVRSLNLVGLKRRGVKREEIQQLKKAFRLLYLQHLPLQDAIAQLDLLSDNSHIQHLQQFIQYSLADHRRGLIGGK from the coding sequence TTGACCGCCTTAATTCATCCGACTGCTGTCATTAATAATCAGGCCCAAATACATCCCACTGTGCGAGTTGAACCATACGCAGTAATCGGTGGTCAGGTCAGTATCGGCGCTAATACTGTAGTGGGTAGCCATGCCATTATTGATGGACTAACTATAGTTGGCAAAGATAATCAAATTTTTCCTGGTGCAGCAATTGGTTTAGAACCTCAAGATTTAAAATATCAAGGAGCAAATAGTAAAGTAATCATTGGCGATCGCAATCGCATCCGCGAATATGCCACCATCAATCGCGCTACCAATGAAGGTGAAGCTACCATAATTGGCAATGATAATCTGTTGATGGCATATAGTCATATCGGTCACAACTGCACGATCAAGAATGAAGTCGTCATTGCTAATAGCGTCGCGATCGCTGGTCATGTTCAGATAGAGTCAATGGCAATTATTAGCGGTGTCTTGGGGATTCATCAGTTTGTCCATATTGGTCGTATGGCAATGGTCGGGGGGATGAGCCGTATTAGCCGTGATGTACCTCCCTATATGATGGTAGAGGGAAATCCTGCTAGAGTGCGATCGTTAAACTTGGTTGGTTTAAAAAGACGTGGTGTTAAAAGAGAAGAAATTCAACAACTAAAAAAAGCTTTTCGTCTACTCTATCTTCAGCATCTTCCACTCCAAGATGCGATCGCTCAGCTCGATCTGCTGTCTGACAATTCACACATTCAGCATTTACAGCAATTTATCCAGTATTCTCTTGCCGATCATCGAAGAGGTTTGATCGGCGGTAAGTAG
- a CDS encoding DUF1361 domain-containing protein, which yields MKGELIDWLQICLNLLNQSTARIIWNLFLAFIPLTLSFYLFRPSAIRNLFWWTILLIFIVFLPNAPYILTDSIHIIELSRENYPYWAIILILIPQYILFITTGFEAYVITLIRLDNYLTNSAAQKYLLLVNAIAHGLCVVGIYLGRFERFNSWDLVTKPGKLMLITAQDLLNSWKLLSMAIAFCLIWLLSEFIKLVNYRIKLNKQ from the coding sequence ATGAAAGGTGAATTAATTGACTGGCTTCAAATATGTTTAAACTTATTAAATCAAAGTACGGCTCGGATTATTTGGAACTTATTTTTAGCCTTTATACCTCTTACACTTAGTTTTTATTTATTTCGTCCATCAGCTATACGTAATCTATTCTGGTGGACTATTTTACTTATTTTTATTGTTTTCTTACCCAATGCACCATATATTTTAACTGACTCAATTCATATTATTGAACTAAGCCGAGAAAACTATCCTTATTGGGCAATTATACTGATTTTAATTCCTCAATATATCTTATTTATTACCACTGGATTTGAAGCCTATGTAATTACTTTAATTCGCCTCGACAATTATCTAACTAATTCAGCAGCTCAAAAATATTTGCTATTAGTTAATGCGATCGCTCATGGTTTGTGCGTCGTTGGTATTTATCTTGGTAGATTTGAACGATTTAATAGCTGGGATTTGGTTACCAAACCAGGCAAACTAATGCTGATTACTGCACAAGACTTACTTAATAGTTGGAAACTGCTGAGTATGGCGATCGCTTTTTGCTTAATTTGGCTACTTTCAGAGTTTATTAAGTTAGTTAATTATCGGATTAAATTAAATAAACAGTAA
- a CDS encoding DNA cytosine methyltransferase translates to MTEHQRPIAVDLFAGAGGMTLGFEQAGFDVLAAVELDPIHASVHEYNFPFWTTICKSVTETSAREIRELSAIGDRDIDVVFGGPPCQGFSLMGKRDFGDDRNSLVFNFLRLVLDLQPKFFVMENVRGITIGKQKKILQTIISEFKASGYQVAETPQVLNAANYGVPQNRHRLFLLGCRQSLDLPNYPQPKTNPPLTKPRQAAIQSINHNLPPTPTVAEAIGDIPEVDYYPELELRDWVVANYGQPSQYASKLRDPGLVADNYAYGRIYNPALLTCSRRTKHTAQTIARFATTIPGKNDRVSHFYRLELNGLCITLRAGTASNRGAFTSPRPIHPITPRCITVREAARLHSYPDWFMFHATKWHGFRQIGNSVPPLLAQAIAQVILQALYVVPIKPQQQFNLVQSELLQFKMSQAEKYHGLNTRAIARRTAIEPIT, encoded by the coding sequence GTGACTGAACATCAAAGACCAATTGCCGTAGATTTATTTGCGGGTGCAGGAGGAATGACCTTAGGTTTTGAACAAGCAGGGTTTGATGTTTTGGCAGCAGTAGAACTAGATCCGATTCACGCTAGCGTCCATGAATATAACTTTCCTTTTTGGACAACTATTTGTAAAAGCGTTACTGAAACTAGTGCCAGGGAAATTAGGGAATTATCAGCAATTGGCGATCGCGATATTGATGTAGTTTTTGGCGGACCACCCTGTCAGGGTTTCTCGCTAATGGGAAAAAGAGATTTTGGTGACGATCGCAATTCTCTCGTATTTAATTTTTTACGCCTTGTCCTGGACTTACAGCCCAAGTTTTTTGTGATGGAAAATGTGCGGGGAATTACCATTGGCAAGCAAAAAAAGATTTTACAGACAATTATTAGTGAGTTTAAAGCTTCGGGCTATCAGGTAGCAGAGACTCCCCAAGTATTAAATGCAGCTAATTATGGAGTACCTCAAAATCGCCACAGGCTATTTTTGCTTGGCTGTCGTCAAAGTTTAGACTTGCCCAACTATCCCCAACCAAAGACTAACCCTCCCCTCACAAAGCCTCGTCAGGCAGCTATTCAATCAATTAACCACAATTTACCGCCTACTCCGACGGTGGCAGAAGCCATTGGCGATATTCCTGAAGTCGATTATTATCCAGAATTAGAGCTTCGAGATTGGGTCGTGGCCAACTATGGTCAACCAAGTCAGTATGCTAGCAAATTACGCGATCCTGGTTTAGTTGCTGATAATTACGCCTATGGCAGAATATATAATCCAGCACTTTTGACCTGTAGCCGCCGCACCAAACATACTGCACAAACCATCGCTAGATTTGCGACTACAATTCCAGGCAAGAATGATCGCGTTTCTCATTTTTATCGTTTGGAGTTGAATGGTCTGTGCATTACCCTTAGAGCGGGTACGGCTAGTAATCGAGGTGCATTTACTTCTCCTCGTCCTATTCATCCGATTACCCCTCGCTGTATTACCGTTAGAGAGGCTGCACGATTGCATTCCTATCCCGATTGGTTCATGTTCCACGCTACCAAATGGCATGGCTTTCGGCAAATTGGTAATTCTGTTCCTCCTCTATTGGCACAGGCGATCGCGCAAGTGATTCTTCAAGCTTTATATGTTGTGCCAATTAAACCACAGCAGCAGTTTAATTTAGTTCAGAGCGAGTTATTACAGTTCAAAATGTCTCAGGCAGAAAAATATCATGGTTTAAATACTAGAGCGATCGCTCGTCGAACTGCAATCGAGCCAATTACTTAG
- the psb28 gene encoding photosystem II reaction center protein Psb28, producing MAEIQFARGVNEEVIPDIKVTRSKTGNSGTATFYFADPNILSKESSDEITGMYLVDDEGEIVSREVKGKFVNGEARAIEAVLIMKSVEEFERFVRFMNKYSEEHGLGLDKS from the coding sequence GTGGCAGAAATTCAATTTGCTAGAGGTGTAAATGAAGAAGTAATTCCTGATATTAAAGTTACTCGTTCTAAAACAGGTAATAGCGGTACGGCTACTTTTTATTTTGCAGATCCCAATATCTTGAGTAAAGAGAGCAGTGACGAAATTACTGGAATGTATCTAGTTGACGATGAAGGCGAAATTGTCAGCCGAGAAGTCAAAGGTAAATTTGTTAACGGTGAAGCCAGAGCTATTGAAGCTGTATTGATTATGAAATCGGTCGAGGAATTTGAACGTTTTGTTCGTTTTATGAATAAATATTCTGAAGAACACGGCTTAGGGTTAGACAAATCTTAA
- a CDS encoding MogA/MoaB family molybdenum cofactor biosynthesis protein, with amino-acid sequence MIPHPDLQNIMVNCAIITVSDTRTPETDKSGQIIQQLLRDAGHQIVTYAIVKDEPKDIQNLLIQLDLQPELSAIIFSGGTGIAPRDTTYDVISNWLTKTIPGFGEIFRYLSYQEIGSRAIASRAVAGVKNQKIYFSLPGSSNAVKLALTQLILPEINHLIRQIQGKK; translated from the coding sequence ATGATTCCGCATCCAGATCTTCAAAATATTATGGTCAACTGTGCCATAATTACCGTCAGCGATACTCGTACCCCAGAAACAGACAAGAGTGGTCAAATAATTCAGCAGTTGTTGCGAGATGCAGGGCATCAAATAGTAACTTATGCCATTGTCAAGGATGAACCTAAAGACATCCAAAATTTGTTAATTCAATTAGATCTTCAACCCGAGCTATCGGCAATCATTTTTAGCGGTGGCACAGGAATTGCACCAAGAGACACAACCTACGACGTTATTAGCAACTGGCTAACTAAAACTATTCCTGGTTTTGGCGAAATATTCCGCTATCTTAGCTATCAAGAAATCGGTTCAAGAGCGATCGCTTCTCGCGCCGTGGCAGGAGTGAAAAACCAAAAAATATATTTTTCTCTTCCAGGGTCTTCTAATGCTGTAAAGCTGGCTCTAACTCAACTTATCTTGCCAGAAATAAATCATTTAATTAGGCAAATTCAGGGCAAAAAATAA
- a CDS encoding gluconokinase, giving the protein MFYIIMGVSGTGKSTIGKLLSDRTGWAFYDADDFHPQANIDKMNRGIPLTDSDRLPWLAELKQLIINTLNSKHHAILACSALKSKYRQILSHNHSEVVFIYLRGDYDCIQTRMYKRTGHFMNPDLLQSQFDTLEEPQNAVVTIDVSCSPEMIVEQILERINY; this is encoded by the coding sequence ATGTTTTATATCATCATGGGAGTCTCAGGGACTGGAAAATCTACCATAGGGAAGCTGTTGAGCGATCGCACTGGTTGGGCTTTTTATGATGCAGATGATTTTCATCCCCAGGCAAATATCGACAAAATGAACCGTGGTATCCCTCTAACCGACAGCGATCGCCTGCCTTGGCTAGCAGAACTTAAGCAATTAATTATAAATACTTTAAACAGCAAGCATCATGCTATCTTGGCTTGTTCAGCACTTAAATCTAAGTATCGTCAGATTCTCAGCCACAATCATTCTGAGGTTGTCTTTATTTATCTGCGTGGTGATTATGACTGCATTCAAACCAGAATGTACAAGCGCACAGGCCATTTTATGAATCCCGACTTACTTCAAAGCCAATTTGATACCTTAGAAGAACCCCAGAATGCTGTAGTAACTATTGATGTTTCTTGTTCACCTGAAATGATTGTAGAACAGATCTTGGAGCGGATTAATTATTAG
- a CDS encoding HAMP domain-containing sensor histidine kinase encodes MQNWLLQNLSDILNRESKPQSIDEAKNAADYAVQQVGEKKIGQKYYSQKQRLAQLNAQREWRSAIASVEELLLSEIEHNQTTGASAKLGLVFSAPVPLLSNSDLVASFQSAAFTTDAFKLNALMPCQSVAVEPVVEQHIPPVIELPLIPHDPIGQEQFCLVLTAKFGLVMVLGEDSQGNAKFHFSFDPLTLSEVWATLRSRLVIANYRRLEQLDSQVEQFAPPNPHYRLVTKFSRQLLEHMSDFDAWGFNSRQVENIPATSASDKLQSALTSTRATSHIEMELLQALTHEVRTPLTTIRTLTKLLLKRQQDFKPKVVQRLQTIDRECTEQIERMELIFRAAEFESTPTAKAVELVPFSLEQVFHQSIPRWQEKAKRRNVDLKFTLPQSLPKVISDPGMLDTVLTGLMESCTRSLPTGGHIDVKVSTAGNQLKLQVLSQASNVDNPLKSLGQLLTFQPATGCLSLNLDVTKNIFQALGGKLTVRQRQEQGKELTIFLPLGNSRKSSNPEPSSCVGA; translated from the coding sequence GTGCAAAACTGGTTGCTGCAAAATTTGAGCGATATACTCAATCGAGAATCAAAACCCCAAAGTATCGATGAAGCAAAAAATGCTGCTGATTATGCTGTTCAGCAGGTAGGAGAGAAAAAAATAGGTCAAAAATACTATAGCCAAAAGCAGCGTTTGGCACAGTTAAATGCTCAAAGAGAATGGCGTAGTGCGATCGCTTCTGTAGAAGAACTTCTTTTATCGGAAATAGAACATAATCAGACAACAGGTGCGTCAGCCAAACTGGGTCTAGTTTTTTCTGCTCCTGTACCTTTGTTGAGTAACTCAGATTTAGTTGCTAGTTTTCAGTCGGCAGCTTTTACAACGGATGCCTTTAAGCTTAATGCTTTAATGCCTTGTCAGTCCGTAGCAGTAGAGCCAGTAGTCGAACAACATATACCACCAGTAATTGAGCTACCTTTAATTCCCCATGATCCGATTGGTCAAGAACAGTTTTGTTTGGTTTTGACTGCTAAGTTCGGTTTAGTCATGGTTTTAGGCGAAGACTCGCAAGGAAATGCCAAATTTCATTTTTCCTTCGATCCTTTAACTTTGAGTGAAGTTTGGGCAACGCTGCGATCGCGCTTAGTCATCGCTAATTATCGCCGTTTAGAGCAGTTAGATAGCCAAGTAGAACAGTTTGCTCCACCAAACCCCCATTACCGTTTAGTAACTAAATTTAGTCGTCAGTTGCTAGAGCATATGTCTGATTTTGATGCTTGGGGATTTAATTCTCGTCAGGTAGAAAATATTCCTGCAACTTCCGCATCAGACAAGCTTCAATCAGCTTTGACCTCAACAAGAGCCACTAGCCACATTGAAATGGAACTGTTACAGGCTCTTACCCACGAAGTAAGAACACCTTTAACTACAATTCGTACTTTAACTAAACTACTGCTCAAGCGTCAGCAAGACTTTAAACCTAAAGTGGTTCAACGGTTACAAACCATTGATCGCGAGTGTACCGAACAAATAGAGCGAATGGAATTAATTTTCCGCGCTGCTGAATTTGAATCTACACCCACTGCCAAAGCCGTAGAATTAGTTCCGTTTTCACTAGAGCAGGTATTTCATCAAAGTATTCCTCGTTGGCAAGAAAAAGCTAAACGACGCAATGTAGACCTAAAATTTACTCTGCCTCAAAGTCTACCAAAAGTTATCAGCGATCCTGGGATGTTGGATACCGTTTTGACTGGTTTAATGGAAAGCTGCACTCGTAGTCTGCCCACTGGTGGACATATAGATGTCAAAGTTTCTACAGCGGGTAATCAGCTTAAGCTACAGGTGCTTTCTCAAGCTAGTAATGTTGATAATCCTTTAAAGTCTTTAGGACAATTGCTAACCTTCCAGCCGGCAACAGGCTGTTTGAGTCTTAATTTAGACGTAACTAAGAATATCTTTCAAGCTTTGGGAGGCAAACTTACCGTCAGACAAAGACAAGAACAAGGTAAAGAACTAACTATTTTCCTTCCCTTAGGTAACTCTCGTAAAAGCTCTAATCCAGAACCAAGTTCTTGTGTAGGTGCTTAA
- the ftsH gene encoding ATP-dependent zinc metalloprotease FtsH, giving the protein MENCQIKKIAELETTPVSKLNNRKQKNKMATSIGRLAAGWMILQSLFLATPTLAQQKSKNALSYSQFIEKLEENQVTQVEIDETTQKASVVLKGQSQDDPPLEVLLFERNQDLIPQIRAKNVDFSIKSSVDRSTTIGVLLNLLIILVLLSGLIMILRRSANASGQALSFGKSKAKFQMEAKTGIQFDDVAGIEEAKEELQEVVTFLKEPEKFTAIGAKIPRGVLLVGPPGTGKTLLAKAIAGEAGVPFFSISGSEFVEMFVGVGASRVRDLFKKAKENAPCIVFIDEIDAVGRQRGAGIGGGNDEREQTLNQLLTEMDGFEGNSGIIVIAATNRPDVLDKALLRPGRFDRQVIVDYPDMQGRLGILEVHARGKKIAPEVSLDAIARRTPGFSGADLANLLNEAAILTARRHKEAVTMLEVNDAVDRIVAGMEGVPLVDSKSKRLIAYHEVGHAIVATMVPSHDPVEKVTLIPRGGAGGLTWFTPEEEMGLETKAKILATITSTLGGRAAEEIVFGRDEVTQGAGQDIQVLTNLARKMVTKFGMSDLGVLALEGQDQPVFLGGDSSSRNEYSEEVASQIDIRIRNIAFDCFARAKSIISENRLAVDRIVDVLIEKETIDGKEFRELLAKFSPVYGSSQKTDKMRTLLSKS; this is encoded by the coding sequence ATGGAAAATTGTCAGATTAAGAAGATAGCAGAATTAGAAACTACTCCTGTTAGCAAGCTGAACAACCGTAAGCAGAAAAACAAAATGGCTACTTCTATCGGTCGGTTGGCTGCGGGTTGGATGATTTTGCAAAGCTTGTTCCTGGCAACTCCTACCTTAGCTCAGCAAAAGTCCAAAAATGCTTTAAGCTACAGTCAGTTTATCGAGAAATTAGAAGAAAACCAGGTTACCCAAGTAGAGATCGATGAAACTACCCAAAAAGCCAGTGTAGTCTTAAAAGGGCAATCTCAAGACGATCCTCCGCTCGAAGTATTACTGTTTGAGCGAAATCAAGATCTAATTCCGCAAATTAGAGCCAAAAACGTAGACTTTAGTATTAAATCCTCGGTGGATCGCTCTACAACCATTGGAGTCTTACTTAATCTACTAATTATTTTGGTTCTGTTATCAGGATTAATTATGATTTTACGACGCTCTGCCAATGCTTCTGGTCAAGCGTTGAGCTTTGGTAAATCCAAAGCTAAGTTTCAGATGGAGGCAAAAACAGGAATTCAGTTTGATGATGTAGCGGGTATCGAAGAAGCCAAAGAAGAGCTACAGGAAGTTGTTACCTTTCTTAAAGAGCCTGAAAAATTTACCGCAATCGGCGCAAAGATTCCTCGTGGTGTTTTGTTAGTTGGACCGCCTGGGACTGGTAAAACTCTTTTAGCCAAAGCGATCGCTGGTGAAGCTGGAGTACCTTTCTTTAGTATTTCTGGTTCTGAGTTTGTCGAAATGTTTGTCGGTGTCGGCGCATCCCGTGTCCGCGATTTATTTAAAAAAGCCAAGGAAAACGCTCCCTGTATCGTCTTCATCGATGAGATTGATGCAGTAGGTCGTCAAAGAGGTGCAGGTATCGGTGGTGGCAATGATGAGCGAGAGCAGACTTTAAACCAACTACTGACTGAAATGGATGGCTTTGAAGGAAATAGTGGCATCATCGTGATTGCTGCAACTAACCGTCCCGACGTTTTAGATAAAGCTCTACTGCGTCCTGGTCGTTTCGACCGTCAGGTAATTGTCGACTATCCCGATATGCAGGGAAGATTGGGTATTTTAGAAGTTCATGCCCGCGGTAAAAAAATTGCTCCTGAAGTATCTTTAGATGCGATCGCTCGTCGTACTCCTGGCTTTAGTGGGGCTGACTTGGCTAACCTGTTAAATGAAGCCGCAATTTTAACCGCCAGAAGACATAAAGAAGCGGTAACTATGCTTGAGGTAAACGATGCAGTAGACCGTATTGTGGCAGGAATGGAAGGAGTTCCCTTAGTAGATAGCAAATCTAAAAGGCTAATTGCTTATCACGAAGTTGGACACGCGATCGTCGCTACGATGGTTCCCAGTCACGATCCTGTGGAAAAAGTCACCCTCATTCCCAGAGGTGGTGCAGGCGGTTTAACCTGGTTCACTCCAGAGGAAGAAATGGGACTAGAAACCAAAGCTAAAATCTTGGCTACCATTACCTCTACGTTGGGGGGCAGGGCAGCCGAAGAGATAGTATTTGGTAGGGATGAGGTAACTCAAGGAGCTGGTCAAGATATTCAGGTGCTAACGAATCTAGCGCGAAAAATGGTAACTAAGTTTGGAATGTCCGATTTAGGAGTGCTTGCCTTAGAAGGTCAGGATCAACCCGTATTTTTGGGTGGCGATTCAAGCTCGAGAAATGAGTATTCAGAAGAAGTTGCTTCTCAAATAGATATCAGGATTAGAAACATTGCTTTTGATTGTTTTGCCAGAGCTAAAAGTATTATCAGTGAAAATCGCTTAGCGGTTGACCGCATTGTAGACGTTTTAATTGAGAAAGAAACGATTGATGGCAAAGAATTTCGGGAACTTCTAGCCAAGTTTTCTCCTGTCTATGGTTCTAGTCAGAAAACTGACAAGATGCGTACTCTTCTAAGTAAAAGCTAG